The Ciconia boyciana chromosome 15, ASM3463844v1, whole genome shotgun sequence genome has a segment encoding these proteins:
- the RHOF gene encoding rho-related GTP-binding protein RhoF isoform X2, whose translation MEAANGALPEGAAGGSRGSAAAPSGKKEVKVVIVGDGGCGKTSLLMVYAKGAFPEQYAPSVFEKYTTSVTVGKKEVTLNLYDTAGQEDYDRLRPLSYQNTNVVLICYDVMNPTSYDNVAAKWYPEVNHFCRGVPVVLIGCKTDLRKDKEQLRKLRASKQEPITYNQSKNSSF comes from the exons aTGGAGGCGGCCAACGGGGCCCTGCCCgagggcgcggcggggggctcccgcggcagcgcggccgccccgTCGGGGAAGAAGGAGGTGAAGGTCGTGATCGTGGGGGACGGCGGCTGCGGGAAGACGTCGCTGCTGATGGTGTACGCCAAGGGCGCCTTCCCCGAG CAATACGCGCCGTCCGTCTTCGAGAAGTATACTACCAGCGTTACGGTGGGCAAAAAGGAGGTCACCCTGAATTTGTACGATACCGCAG GGCAGGAGGACTACGATCGGCTACGACCGCTTTCTTACCAGAACACAAATGTCGTGTTAATTTGTTACGATGTCATGAACCCCACTAGCTATGATAACGTAGCAGCTAAG TGGTATCCTGAAGTCAATCACTTCTGCCGAGGTGTCCCAGTTGTACTGATCGGCTGCAAGACAGACCTTCGGAAAGACAAAGAACAGTTGCGCAAGCTCAGGGCTTCTAAGCAGGAACCCATTACTTACAACCAG AGCAAGAACAGCAGCTTTTGA
- the RHOF gene encoding rho-related GTP-binding protein RhoF isoform X1: MEAANGALPEGAAGGSRGSAAAPSGKKEVKVVIVGDGGCGKTSLLMVYAKGAFPEQYAPSVFEKYTTSVTVGKKEVTLNLYDTAGQEDYDRLRPLSYQNTNVVLICYDVMNPTSYDNVAAKWYPEVNHFCRGVPVVLIGCKTDLRKDKEQLRKLRASKQEPITYNQGEAACQQINAEIYLECSAKCRENIENVFKEATTIALNAMKKAKRQKKRTVCSVL, translated from the exons aTGGAGGCGGCCAACGGGGCCCTGCCCgagggcgcggcggggggctcccgcggcagcgcggccgccccgTCGGGGAAGAAGGAGGTGAAGGTCGTGATCGTGGGGGACGGCGGCTGCGGGAAGACGTCGCTGCTGATGGTGTACGCCAAGGGCGCCTTCCCCGAG CAATACGCGCCGTCCGTCTTCGAGAAGTATACTACCAGCGTTACGGTGGGCAAAAAGGAGGTCACCCTGAATTTGTACGATACCGCAG GGCAGGAGGACTACGATCGGCTACGACCGCTTTCTTACCAGAACACAAATGTCGTGTTAATTTGTTACGATGTCATGAACCCCACTAGCTATGATAACGTAGCAGCTAAG TGGTATCCTGAAGTCAATCACTTCTGCCGAGGTGTCCCAGTTGTACTGATCGGCTGCAAGACAGACCTTCGGAAAGACAAAGAACAGTTGCGCAAGCTCAGGGCTTCTAAGCAGGAACCCATTACTTACAACCAG GGTGAAGCAGCTTGTCAGCAGATTAATGCAGAAATTTATCTGGAGTGCTCAGCAAAATGTCGTGAAAacatagaaaatgtttttaaagaagcaacAACTATTGCACTGAATGCCATGAAAAAAGCCAAGCGCCAAAAGAAACGGACAGTGTGCTCAGTATTATGA
- the TMEM120B gene encoding transmembrane protein 120B isoform X1: MRVQLERCRGEWRELEEEFRQLQETHKVYRQKLEEVTSLQTACSSSIHRQKKTLRDLKHSLQRCKPRASPEEFALIQEISTQIKERQNAFFDMEAYLPKKNGLYLNLVLGNVNVTLLSNQAKFAYKDEYEKFKLYLTIILLLGAVTCRFILHYRVTDEVFNFLLVWYYCTLTIRESILISNGSRIKGWWVSHHYVSTFLSGVMLTWPDGLMYQMFRSQFLAFSIFQSCVQFLQYYYQRGCLYRLRALGERNHLDLTVEGFQSWMWRGLTFLLPFLFFGHFWQLYNAITLFGLSRHKECKEWQVFVLALTFLLLFLGNFLTTLKVVHTKLQKNKDKIKKL; encoded by the exons gAAACACACAAAGTTTACAGGCAGAAACTGGAAGAAGTCACCAGTTTGCAgacagcctgcagcagctccataCACCGGCAGAAGAAGACACTAAGGGATCTGAAGCACAGCCTGCAACG GTGCAAGCCCAGAGCGAGTCCTGAAGAGTTTGCTCTCATTCAGGAGATCAGCACCCAGATCAAGGAGAGGCAGAATGCCTTCTTCGACATGGAGGCCTACTTGCCGAAGAAGAATGG CTTGTACTTAAATCTGGTGCTGGGAAATGTGAATGTAACTCTCCTGAGTAACCAAGCAAA GTTTGCCTACAAGGACGAGTATGAGAAGTTCAAACTTTATCTGACAATAATCTTGTTACTTGGGGCCGTCACCTGCAGGTTTATTCTCCACTACAG GGTGACAGATGAAGTGTTTAACTTTCTGTTAGTGTGGTATTATTGCACGCTGACGATACGGGAAAGCATTCTCATTAGCAATGGATCAAG gATCAAAGGCTGGTGGGTGTCTCATCACTATGTCTCCACGTTCCTGTCTGGAGTAATGTTAACATG gCCAGATGGACTCATGTATCAAATGTTTCGCAGTCaatttttagcattttcaaTATTTCAGA gtTGCGTTCAGTTCCTACAGTATTATTATCAAAGGGGCTGCCTTTATAGACTCCGTGCTTTGGGGGAGAGAAACCACTTGGACCTTACAGTAG AAGGATTTCAGTCCTGGATGTGGCGAGGGCTGAcgtttctccttcccttcttgtTCTTCGGGCAT tTCTGGCAGCTATATAATGCAATCACGCTTTTTGGATTGTCGAGGCATAAGGAGTGCAAAGAATGGCAG GTTTTTGTGTTGGCGTTGAcgtttctgctgctcttcctagGGAACTTCCTCACTACTCTCAAAGTGGTGCACACTAAactccagaaaaacaaagataaaattaagAAGCTGTGA
- the TMEM120B gene encoding transmembrane protein 120B isoform X3, with protein MRVQLERCRGEWRELEEEFRQLQETHKVYRQKLEEVTSLQTACSSSIHRQKKTLRDLKHSLQRCKPRASPEEFALIQEISTQIKERQNAFFDMEAYLPKKNGLYLNLVLGNVNVTLLSNQAKFAYKDEYEKFKLYLTIILLLGAVTCRFILHYRVTDEVFNFLLVWYYCTLTIRESILISNGSRIKGWWVSHHYVSTFLSGVMLTWPDGLMYQMFRSQFLAFSIFQSCVQFLQYYYQRGCLYRLRALGERNHLDLTVEGFQSWMWRGLTFLLPFLFFGHFWQLYNAITLFGLSRHKECKEWQVGFCVGVDVSAALPRELPHYSQSGAH; from the exons gAAACACACAAAGTTTACAGGCAGAAACTGGAAGAAGTCACCAGTTTGCAgacagcctgcagcagctccataCACCGGCAGAAGAAGACACTAAGGGATCTGAAGCACAGCCTGCAACG GTGCAAGCCCAGAGCGAGTCCTGAAGAGTTTGCTCTCATTCAGGAGATCAGCACCCAGATCAAGGAGAGGCAGAATGCCTTCTTCGACATGGAGGCCTACTTGCCGAAGAAGAATGG CTTGTACTTAAATCTGGTGCTGGGAAATGTGAATGTAACTCTCCTGAGTAACCAAGCAAA GTTTGCCTACAAGGACGAGTATGAGAAGTTCAAACTTTATCTGACAATAATCTTGTTACTTGGGGCCGTCACCTGCAGGTTTATTCTCCACTACAG GGTGACAGATGAAGTGTTTAACTTTCTGTTAGTGTGGTATTATTGCACGCTGACGATACGGGAAAGCATTCTCATTAGCAATGGATCAAG gATCAAAGGCTGGTGGGTGTCTCATCACTATGTCTCCACGTTCCTGTCTGGAGTAATGTTAACATG gCCAGATGGACTCATGTATCAAATGTTTCGCAGTCaatttttagcattttcaaTATTTCAGA gtTGCGTTCAGTTCCTACAGTATTATTATCAAAGGGGCTGCCTTTATAGACTCCGTGCTTTGGGGGAGAGAAACCACTTGGACCTTACAGTAG AAGGATTTCAGTCCTGGATGTGGCGAGGGCTGAcgtttctccttcccttcttgtTCTTCGGGCAT tTCTGGCAGCTATATAATGCAATCACGCTTTTTGGATTGTCGAGGCATAAGGAGTGCAAAGAATGGCAGGTGG GTTTTTGTGTTGGCGTTGAcgtttctgctgctcttcctagGGAACTTCCTCACTACTCTCAAAGTGGTGCACACTAA
- the TMEM120B gene encoding transmembrane protein 120B isoform X2, with protein MRVQLERCRGEWRELEEEFRQLQETHKVYRQKLEEVTSLQTACSSSIHRQKKTLRDLKHSLQRCKPRASPEEFALIQEISTQIKERQNAFFDMEAYLPKKNGLYLNLVLGNVNVTLLSNQAKFAYKDEYEKFKLYLTIILLLGAVTCRFILHYRVTDEVFNFLLVWYYCTLTIRESILISNGSRIKGWWVSHHYVSTFLSGVMLTWPDGLMYQMFRSQFLAFSIFQSCVQFLQYYYQRGCLYRLRALGERNHLDLTVEGFQSWMWRGLTFLLPFLFFGHFWQLYNAITLFGLSRHKECKEWQEEHSFPQKRVIPPRLCHCCWMKVLVA; from the exons gAAACACACAAAGTTTACAGGCAGAAACTGGAAGAAGTCACCAGTTTGCAgacagcctgcagcagctccataCACCGGCAGAAGAAGACACTAAGGGATCTGAAGCACAGCCTGCAACG GTGCAAGCCCAGAGCGAGTCCTGAAGAGTTTGCTCTCATTCAGGAGATCAGCACCCAGATCAAGGAGAGGCAGAATGCCTTCTTCGACATGGAGGCCTACTTGCCGAAGAAGAATGG CTTGTACTTAAATCTGGTGCTGGGAAATGTGAATGTAACTCTCCTGAGTAACCAAGCAAA GTTTGCCTACAAGGACGAGTATGAGAAGTTCAAACTTTATCTGACAATAATCTTGTTACTTGGGGCCGTCACCTGCAGGTTTATTCTCCACTACAG GGTGACAGATGAAGTGTTTAACTTTCTGTTAGTGTGGTATTATTGCACGCTGACGATACGGGAAAGCATTCTCATTAGCAATGGATCAAG gATCAAAGGCTGGTGGGTGTCTCATCACTATGTCTCCACGTTCCTGTCTGGAGTAATGTTAACATG gCCAGATGGACTCATGTATCAAATGTTTCGCAGTCaatttttagcattttcaaTATTTCAGA gtTGCGTTCAGTTCCTACAGTATTATTATCAAAGGGGCTGCCTTTATAGACTCCGTGCTTTGGGGGAGAGAAACCACTTGGACCTTACAGTAG AAGGATTTCAGTCCTGGATGTGGCGAGGGCTGAcgtttctccttcccttcttgtTCTTCGGGCAT tTCTGGCAGCTATATAATGCAATCACGCTTTTTGGATTGTCGAGGCATAAGGAGTGCAAAGAATGGCAG GAGGAACACAGCTTCCCACAGAAACGTGTCATTCCCCCACGCCTGTGCCACTGCTGTTGGATGAAAGTGCTTGTAGCATAA